The Tripterygium wilfordii isolate XIE 37 chromosome 1, ASM1340144v1, whole genome shotgun sequence sequence ATCGCTCATGAGCAACGATGCATATGAATTGTACATGGAATCCATATCTACAACTAGTCAAGAAAACATTAGTAATTAAATAAAGTAGGACCAGAACATAGCACTTGCACTTGCACTTGATGAGAATAAACACAAAAGGGAACATAAACTTGAAAAAGCGATATCATTTAAAGCGATATCATTTAAAGCTTCATCTTCTACAAAGAGCTCGCCCCAAATGACCTTGCAGATTAGAGGAGCCCCAAATTCCTATGAAAGAACACCTTCATATACATGCAAAAAATcacccaattcataccaatttAGAGATAAATACCCAGTTTCAGATTTCAATTTGGCCCCAAAATAATACCCAAACTCACCCCAAAATCTCAATTATATCTTCATATGCAGACATATAGACAACGGTTGAAGACTGAGTGATGAAGAATGGTACCTATCAACGTTGGAAGAGGTAATTGAGGAGAGGAGGATGATTGCGGCAAAGTTCGGAATAATTGCGACGAAGGTTGAATGGTTGCGATGAAGTTGGGATGATTGCAGCAATCTCGTCTCTGCTTTTATGGTGGATTCGGATGATTTGGCAGAGGTTTCTCATCACTGTTCAAAGTCGTTGAACGACTTTCTCCCTCCCGCGTCCTTTTGcgtctcctttctctctcctctctgagATCACAAATTTGGGAATCCAAATTGAGGTCGCATATTTTCGACTTCATATACGAACGCTGTTGGCTTCACAAAAAGTACGAAACGGGTATGTAAATCAACAGTTATGGATATGCATACCTGTTTGCATACCAGCGTTGGAGATGCCCTAATCATTTAATTttgctagattttttttttaaataccactaCGAAATATGTTTTACATTGAAATCAATGTTGGACACATATATGCTTAACCCAACCAATTGACAATCGAACCTCTTTGTTCTTCTTGATTTGGTTGTCTTAGGAATTCtaagagttttttttaaaagcttGAGACCCCAATTTACGActcatattttatttcaattcaTGTGAAGTGTTAGATATTAAATGGATCTACATATGTGATTAATTATAAACAATCACTATCACTATCACACATATCACATGGGATTGAAGATAAAATAAAGATCATAAATTGAGAGATCTGAAGAGCGAGACTGACGGAGTCTTGCACCTCTGCCCGAAGAAGTGGGGAACTCGAGCTTTTGAGATTTGGTGGGCCCAAAAAGATCAACAAATCTGCTAATGCTCGCCATCGTGAAATTGCTGAATGGGCCTTACAGGTCCAATGGAACGCCTTTATCCTTAGAAACGCTAAAATACATTGGCTTTACGTAATATATGGGCCTAACAGGCTATGACCCACCAATGGATTTGCATGACATATGGGCCCTTATGGGCTATGACCCGCTATAATATACTGAAAATTTTAGgagaaatttaattatttttggtaACAGAAAAGAATATCACCGGACTTGTCTATTTTGAACAATCAAGTTGGACTTAGACTAGGACCAAATAGGCCACACACACATCGGTCGACAAATTAGTTGGGTCAAGCCCAATGTGAAACCAAACAAGAATAGATTACATTGGGGATCAAACCACGGAAACCTCACAGGTATACACCTTCGGCCGAAACCAATAACTAACTAGGCTAACCCAGTTTTGGTTTCAGGAGAAATTATTTAAGCCAATAAATAGTTCTTTTTTTATGACGAATCTAGACACACCAAACCAGGCTTAGGATGCCAATATTATCATTTGAacgaaagaaaatttttggcctAACAAACATTGTGGCTTACAGATAATCCTAACTTTTGCATTCAAGGTGCTGATTCTTACCCACAAAAAATTCTATGGCATACCAAACAATTTGCACTATATAATGTGAACTCTTCCATTCATTTGCCTCAAGAACCACTAATTAGGCAAATCttactaattttctttttgttaatgGAGTGTATGTATTGGCTAGTCTATCTTCTTGTGCTGGTGTTTCCAAACTTGGGAGATGGTGTTCATGGAGTGCAACAAGTGCCTTGTTATTTCATTTTTGGAGACTCTCTAGCCGATAATGGCAATAACAACGTCCTCAACACATTAGGCAAGGCCAATTATCCACCTTATGGGATCGATTTCCCCGATGGACCGACGGGCAGGTTTTGCAATGGTCGAACCGTGGTCGATATAATTGGTTAGTACATATGGTTACATATTATTGGGCccgtttggtagagtttatttgatttcaaaataaattatcttataagctgtgaaaaataagttagtttataaactgtagcttataagttgtgaaataagCTGTCAGTTGTTTGATGAACTTTATAAACGACTTAATTTATAAGATTTGAAAAAatctatttaaatttatttaaaaaatataataaaaactacAGAGAAAATGAGAACTTGATAAttctaatttattattttaaaatgagAACTTAATCATTGTAATTTACGATTTTATAAATTTATGTTTtagtaaatttatttatttttattataatattttttattaaatttaattttaagtttaaattacaagatatttttataaaattaaaattataatctaaaaattataatattatatataaattatcttaataaaagagaaaagaaaccaaacaaaacctCTAAAATAAGCTTTGATTTGAAGCTTACTACTAGATCTTATAAAGTAGGTTATTTTGGATGTTTGGTAGAACTTCTGTCTAACTTATAAACTGTACCAAATGAAAACCATTATCTTTCTCTTTATGAATTGTTGAGTATGCTGATTGAATCATTCACGATTACAGCTGAACTTCTGGGATTTGATGAATATATTGCATCATTCAAAACCGTTGAAGGATCTCAGATTCTACAAGGCGTAAACTATGGATCTGGTTCAGCTGGTATTCGCGACGAAACTGGAGATATGTTGGTAATTAGTAGTATAAGACtatttgtgtatattttttttagtagATTCTCTACATTAGTTGTTCTTAATAGATTCGCTACATTTAcagtaaaaatattttattttattttatttttttatagatTTACAATTTGCCTAATAGTATCACATCACAGTCCACACATTAGATACTTCAAACCATTctctaaattatttaaatattcatttttacaatcattttttattgatttaaacTCAAGTATTTACAACtttcaaaacataaaatcttACCATTTTAAAATTGATATTTTTCTAAACCTAAATATATCATACAAtacaaataattataataattattttattcaatatttagtatttatattttttctttaataaagtttatatttacacacacacatatatatacacaaatatacATCAGAACATTTGGGTTGTGTATGTGCAGGGTGCTCAGATCAGCCTAAACGAGCAATTACAAAACCACCAAATTACCATATCAAAGATGGTCAATTTACTGGGAAATCAGAGACAAGCTGCAGAGCACCTAAACAAGTGTTTATATTCAGTTGGAATGGGCACTAATGATTACACAAACAACTATTTTGTGCCACAATATTACAGCACAAGCACACAATACACACCACAGCAGTTTGCAGATGTTCTTACCCAACAATATTCACAGCAACTAAGGACTTTATACAATCATGGAGCAAGGAAGGTTGCTTTGTTTGGATTGGGATACATAGGCTGCACACCACGTGCAACTAAGACTTATGGCACCATCAATGGCTCTTCCTGCGTCGACAGATTGAACGACGCAGCGCTGCTTTTCAACGACAAACTCAAATCGCTTGTAGATCAGCTCAACAGTGATCTTACTGATGCAAGGTTTCTGTATATCAACTCTATGGATATCTCGTCGCGAACGATGAATTCTTTCCCAGGTAGATGTTTTTACCTGctaactttcttttcttttctctcatcAGGGCAATGAGCAATAGTAATTCATAGCTTTTTGATTTCAGGTTCTAATCGAACGACGATTACGTGCTGTCAAGTAAATAAATCTGGTCTATGTGATCCTTTCAAAACTCCATGCCCTGATAGGAACTCGTATTTGTTCTGGGATGCATTTCATAATACTGAAGCTTCAAATGTCATTACTGCTAGGGAATCATACACTCAAATCAAGTCAATAGTCTAACTCTCAGTTATAGGCAACTGCACCTTACCCCAATAAAATAAGTCTGCGTATTCAGAGTATTCTCTATGTTTCTTCTTTCGTTTAGCTACGTATTGATGCAGTTCGTACCTTTGATCCGTTTCTGTTCTGCATTATATATTGTAAATCACTTTGTTTGCAATAAGATATCTACATGAGCATGCAAAGAGGCTCTACATGGCAACTGGGATTCATATCCCCTCTTTCCCTTCCTTGTAAAGGTCTTTGTCAAGGCTAAAAATTTCACATCGGTATAATATAACCCAACTGAGTCATTTATAAGCGAAGCGCATCTTTTCTCACATTGTAGACCGGTATAAATAAAACTTTGAGAGTAAATCGGTGTATCCTACTTAAATATACacattcaagtattcaactgGTTTCACCATTAAAAGACAGATAGAAGAAAGAGTAGGCCAGAGTACAGACGATAAGGAATATCTATATATGTCAATGATAATCTGTCACATAATCTTAGGCACAAGCATTCAACACAAACCAAATATTAAGAAACCCCTCTCTGACAAGATAAACCGCTACGACGACGCAGAGGGAGAGTACTAATGCTACATCGATCAAAGATGATTTTATTTTCAGTATTTTTGTACCATCCTTTTTAGACAATGAAATACTAATAACTGGACACCATATAGATAATTTTGCTCCTTCAAGCAGAAGTGGCATGAAGATCGATGAAACAGATGATCTGATCGATAAATATGTCGTGGCTAATTCAGGGTATTAATCTTACACTAGTTGAAGAGCAATCTGGTCTTGGTGTTGATAATGATTTGTGGGCTGTAAGGCATTCACTTGAAAATAGTTTCGAGACTCAAATGACTGAGATTGTGCGGTCTCGTAGTTATCCCCTCCTGGCATCAGATTCATGTTCTGCTGGTTTCTCTCATTCTCCGCTATCTGCATCATCCACAAAAGCCTCCAAGCTCATGAAAAATCATCAGAAAGCTCCttaaatatacacacacagtaaTAAGCACAGGTATATAAGTAGACAGGAACCACACCTTTGCCCGAAGAAGCTGGTTACTGTTGTGCAAATCAATTTCCTGCTACATGCAAGAAAATTTATTAACAGCAAAGGAAAAGCAAGAtcaaatgtgtatatatatatattcaaatgaaaaatcaaggaagaaaaagaaaggaaaataaacgGATTACCCTCTTCTGCATATACTCAATTTCTGCAAAAAACAGCTCAGTCTGGTGGAATTGTGGAAAcaacaagaaagagagaggagaaggaaAGAGACAAAACTTGTTAGTGAAAATGCTCAAGTACACATTAAAAGTGGGATATTCACAATTACCTTCTTGGATCTGATTTTGCTAATTGCTCTCTCTAATCGACCCTCCAAGTTCTTGAGATTATTGGCATTCAAAGAACTCAGCGACTCGCCGAGCATTTGCCTAAACAGAGATAAAGGTGTCTcaagaaattaatatataaacaaGGGTTCCACTTGTAAATCCAATTAATCAAGTTAACTTGAGAGTTGAGATCATGACCTGTTTGAATTCTGCAAATTCCCAATTTGAACACGCAGTTTCGCAGATTCTTGCTGATAGAACTGTAATAATaaagggaaaaacaaaattatacatGCTGGTTTTAAATATCTAAATAAGCATCAAAACAATAGATCAAATCCTAGCTAGTTCATTGCACTTAATTAGGCCTTAAGAAAAAGTTCTGTGGACGAGAATAAATACTATTTGAGGGATTGTAACAATCTTATGTTTTATGCATGGGATGATGACTGTAATAAGTGTACCTGAGCATTAACCTCTGAAACAGATCCACTGTTGGAGGTATCTGAGCATGCCTTCTTATACCTATCAACTGTAGCCTTAACACTGCAGGCATTGAACTAAAATGACTTACAAGTATTTGACAAATACTTTTCTTCAATAATGATTGGTTGGGGTAGCAAGTAGATAAACTAAAGATATAGACTTTATCAGATCCAACAGCGAATTCATATttcttaaagaaaaaataagcaATTTTCTTATGCATTCTATGGTACTCACAGTTCTAAAATTTTGTAAACCTCTCCTATAAATACTTTTTTAAAGAATTAGAATTAGAAGGGGCTGAAATAGTCCTCACCAAAAGTGCCCTAAAATAGCAACAAATATCCAGTGTCCCAATGAAGAGAAATATTTGGAGACAAGTgttccaaaagaaagaaagacaaaataATGAAAGACAAAAATTTAAAGTAAAAAtctgattta is a genomic window containing:
- the LOC119996490 gene encoding GDSL esterase/lipase At1g29670-like, with translation MECMYWLVYLLVLVFPNLGDGVHGVQQVPCYFIFGDSLADNGNNNVLNTLGKANYPPYGIDFPDGPTGRFCNGRTVVDIIAELLGFDEYIASFKTVEGSQILQGVNYGSGSAGIRDETGDMLGAQISLNEQLQNHQITISKMVNLLGNQRQAAEHLNKCLYSVGMGTNDYTNNYFVPQYYSTSTQYTPQQFADVLTQQYSQQLRTLYNHGARKVALFGLGYIGCTPRATKTYGTINGSSCVDRLNDAALLFNDKLKSLVDQLNSDLTDARFLYINSMDISSRTMNSFPGSNRTTITCCQVNKSGLCDPFKTPCPDRNSYLFWDAFHNTEASNVITARESYTQIKSIV
- the LOC119993783 gene encoding floral homeotic protein AGAMOUS-like isoform X2; its protein translation is MSYPNESSREDSPQMKTGRGKIEIKRIENTTNRQVTFCKRRNGLLKKAYELSVLCDAEVSLIVFSSRGRLYEYANNSVKATVDRYKKACSDTSNSGSVSEVNAQFYQQESAKLRVQIGNLQNSNRQMLGESLSSLNANNLKNLEGRLERAISKIRSKKEIDLHNSNQLLRAKIAENERNQQNMNLMPGGDNYETAQSQSFESRNYFQVNALQPTNHYQHQDQIALQLV
- the LOC119993783 gene encoding floral homeotic protein AGAMOUS-like isoform X1 → MSYPNESSREDSPQMKTGRGKIEIKRIENTTNRQVTFCKRRNGLLKKAYELSVLCDAEVSLIVFSSRGRLYEYANNSVKATVDRYKKACSDTSNSGSVSEVNAQFYQQESAKLRVQIGNLQNSNRQMLGESLSSLNANNLKNLEGRLERAISKIRSKKTELFFAEIEYMQKREIDLHNSNQLLRAKIAENERNQQNMNLMPGGDNYETAQSQSFESRNYFQVNALQPTNHYQHQDQIALQLV